A stretch of Perognathus longimembris pacificus isolate PPM17 chromosome 1, ASM2315922v1, whole genome shotgun sequence DNA encodes these proteins:
- the Socs2 gene encoding suppressor of cytokine signaling 2 produces MTLRCLESSGNGADRTRSQWESAGSAEEPSPEAARLAKALRELSQTGWYWGSMTVNEAKEKLKEAPEGTFLIRDSSHSDYLLTISVKTSAGPTNLRIEYQDGKFRLDSIICVKSKLKQFDSVVHLIDYYVQMCKDKRTGPEAPRNGTVHLYLTKPLYTSAPSLQHLCRLTINKCTGTIWGLPLPTRLKDYLEEYKFQV; encoded by the exons ATGACCCTGCGGTGCCTGGAGTCCTCCGGGAATGGCGCGGACCGGACGCGAAGCCAGTGGGAGAGCGCGGGGTCGGCGGAGGAGCCGTCCCCGGAGGCGGCGCGGCTGGCGAAGGCCCTGCGGGAACTCAGTCAAACAG GATGGTACTGGGGAAGTATGACTGTTAACGAAGccaaagagaaattaaaagagGCACCCGAAGGAACTTTCTTGATTAGAGATAGTTCGCATTCAGACTACCTACTAACAATCTCTGTTAAGACATCAGCTGGACCAACTAACCTGCGGATTGAGTACCAAGATGGCAAATTCAGATTGGATTCTATCATATGTGTCAAGTCCAAGCTTAAGCAGTTTGACAGTGTGGTTCATCTGATTGACTACTATGTTCAGATGTGCAAGGATAAGCGCACTGGCCCGGAAGCCCCTCGGAATGGGACTGTTCACCTTTACCTGACCAAACCACTCTACACATCAGCACCATCACTGCAGCATCTCTGCCGACTCACCATTAACAAATGTACCGGTACCATCTGGGGACTGCCCTTGCCAACAAGACTAAAAGATTACTTGGAAGAATATAAATTCCAGGTATAA